A genomic window from Nocardioides rotundus includes:
- a CDS encoding helix-turn-helix domain-containing protein: MATFLDLLADGAPRAEFDRLLAGSDGDPAELRREYDLALRLQERMRRQDQRERETAALYETASDLTAIRDVDAILTAIVRRARQLLRADMTYLSLNDEQDGASYMKVTDGALTPEFARLRLPLGTGLLGLVAQRGAPYFTEDYQADARFVHRTYIDDAVAGERIRAILGVPLLVEGEVIGTLLAVHRSVRPFPPEEVSLLTSFAAHAAVALENARLFAELDRAHRTMTEHTAAVERAAAAHDRLTDLLLHGGGVDEVAEALAGLLDAGLAVYGPDGALLAGPPVPAGPAWDAAVAESVASGRSVSADGLLVAAAMAGSEHLATLVLHPRQPEPDEAERRTLERGALVTALVLLFARAAAEAEERLGSELLTDLLERRMGAPVRVRERLRRRGASLAPPLVGLAAAVEGMERYAATRIVARLAAGRHGLAGEHHGAVVLVVPGEDPLGLGEELHTALAGAGGEATIGCALSTEPEVAGVRAAYDDARRCLDALLSLGRRGEVADARALGLARLLLGDNGPEAVAEFLTDALGPVLEWDAARGTSLVDTLDAWYAAGGRHKDAAVALHVHPNTVVQRLDRVTELLGRGWRDPDRALDLQLALRLRRLHGG, from the coding sequence ATGGCGACCTTCCTGGACCTGCTGGCCGACGGCGCCCCGCGCGCGGAGTTCGACCGATTGCTGGCCGGCTCCGACGGGGACCCGGCGGAGCTGCGCCGGGAGTACGACCTCGCGCTGCGGCTGCAGGAGCGGATGCGCCGGCAGGACCAGCGGGAGCGGGAGACCGCGGCGCTCTATGAGACCGCGAGCGACCTGACCGCGATCCGGGACGTGGACGCGATCCTCACCGCGATCGTGCGCCGGGCCCGACAGCTGCTCCGGGCGGACATGACCTACCTGTCGCTCAACGACGAGCAGGACGGCGCGTCCTACATGAAGGTGACCGACGGAGCGCTGACGCCGGAGTTCGCCCGGCTGCGGCTGCCGCTGGGGACCGGACTGCTCGGGCTGGTGGCGCAGCGCGGGGCGCCGTACTTCACCGAGGACTATCAGGCCGACGCCCGCTTCGTGCACCGCACGTACATCGACGACGCGGTCGCCGGGGAGCGGATCCGGGCGATCCTCGGGGTGCCGCTGCTGGTCGAGGGCGAGGTGATCGGCACGCTGCTGGCCGTGCACCGCAGCGTGCGGCCGTTCCCGCCGGAGGAGGTGTCGCTGCTGACGTCCTTCGCCGCGCATGCCGCCGTCGCGCTGGAGAACGCGCGGCTCTTCGCCGAGCTGGACCGGGCCCACCGGACCATGACCGAGCACACCGCCGCGGTGGAGCGGGCGGCCGCCGCGCACGACCGGCTCACCGACCTGCTGCTGCACGGCGGGGGAGTCGACGAGGTGGCCGAGGCGCTGGCCGGGCTGCTGGACGCGGGGCTCGCGGTGTACGGACCGGACGGGGCGCTCCTCGCCGGGCCGCCCGTGCCCGCCGGCCCGGCGTGGGATGCCGCCGTCGCGGAGTCGGTCGCCTCCGGACGATCAGTGTCCGCCGACGGGCTGCTGGTGGCGGCGGCGATGGCCGGCTCGGAGCACCTCGCGACCCTGGTGCTGCATCCCCGGCAGCCGGAGCCGGACGAAGCCGAGCGGCGCACCCTGGAGCGCGGGGCGCTGGTCACGGCGCTGGTGCTGCTCTTCGCCCGCGCGGCGGCGGAGGCCGAGGAGCGGCTCGGCTCGGAGCTGCTGACCGACCTGCTGGAGCGGCGGATGGGCGCACCGGTGCGGGTGCGCGAGCGGCTGCGGCGCCGTGGCGCGTCGCTGGCGCCGCCCCTGGTCGGGCTGGCGGCCGCGGTCGAGGGGATGGAGCGGTACGCCGCCACCCGGATCGTCGCCCGCCTCGCCGCCGGCCGGCACGGGCTCGCCGGCGAGCATCACGGCGCCGTGGTCCTCGTCGTGCCGGGTGAGGACCCGCTCGGCCTGGGGGAGGAGCTGCACACCGCGCTGGCGGGTGCGGGCGGCGAGGCCACCATCGGGTGCGCGCTCTCCACGGAGCCCGAGGTGGCCGGCGTGCGGGCGGCGTACGACGACGCGCGCCGCTGCCTGGACGCGCTGCTCTCCCTGGGTCGCCGCGGCGAGGTCGCGGACGCCCGGGCCCTCGGGCTGGCCCGGCTGCTGCTCGGCGACAACGGCCCCGAGGCGGTCGCGGAGTTCCTCACCGACGCGCTGGGGCCCGTGCTGGAGTGGGACGCCGCTCGCGGCACCTCGCTGGTCGACACCCTGGACGCCTGGTACGCCGCCGGCGGGCGCCACAAGGACGCCGCGGTCGCGCTCCACGTGCACCCGAACACCGTCGTGCAGCGGCTGGACCGGGTCACCGAGCTGCTCGGCCGCGGCTGGCGCGACCCCGACCGCGCCCTGGACCTCCAGCTCGCCCTGCGCCTGCGGCGCCTCCACGGCGGCTGA
- a CDS encoding VOC family protein yields the protein MGAAHLARREHPQQFHLDLTTGDDIAGVEQLVLAAGATVHEHQPSTDGGFKVYLDPVGHPFCLIR from the coding sequence CTGGGTGCCGCCCACCTGGCCCGGCGGGAGCACCCGCAGCAGTTCCATCTCGACCTGACCACCGGCGACGACATCGCCGGTGTCGAGCAGCTCGTCCTGGCGGCCGGCGCGACGGTGCACGAGCACCAGCCGTCGACCGACGGCGGCTTCAAGGTCTACCTCGACCCCGTGGGACATCCATTCTGCCTGATCCGCTGA
- a CDS encoding VOC family protein produces the protein MTTNPKLDLVILDCPDALELSAFYGEVLGWQPEQGATRDWAVLVPPEGGITPENPGGRTALAFQRIEDWVPPTWPGGSTRSSSIST, from the coding sequence ATGACGACGAACCCGAAGCTCGACCTGGTGATCCTCGACTGCCCCGACGCCCTGGAGCTGTCCGCGTTCTACGGCGAGGTGCTGGGCTGGCAGCCCGAGCAGGGGGCCACCCGCGACTGGGCGGTGCTCGTCCCACCCGAGGGCGGCATCACGCCGGAGAACCCCGGCGGCCGCACCGCCCTGGCCTTCCAGCGGATCGAGGACTGGGTGCCGCCCACCTGGCCCGGCGGGAGCACCCGCAGCAGTTCCATCTCGACCTGA
- a CDS encoding 3-hydroxybutyrate dehydrogenase, which produces MPPTPHPAAPLSGHRALVTGGASGIGAAVAARLAGQGAHVTVLDREADGAAKVAAEIGGDHRALDLTDGAAIDALDVQADILVNNAGIQHVAPIEEFDPERFRLIQQLMLEAPFLLARRLLPGMYDAGWGRLVHISSVHGHRASPYKSAYVAAKHGLEGLSKVIALEAAGRGVTSNTVCPGYVRTPLVEGQIADQAKAHGIDESAVVDDVLLARTPVKRLVEPEEVAGMVAYLCGPGSASVTGSSFLLDGGWTAA; this is translated from the coding sequence ATGCCCCCCACCCCCCATCCGGCCGCGCCGCTCTCCGGCCATCGCGCCCTCGTCACCGGCGGTGCCAGCGGGATCGGCGCGGCCGTGGCGGCCCGACTCGCCGGGCAGGGCGCCCACGTCACCGTGCTCGACCGCGAGGCCGATGGTGCGGCGAAGGTGGCCGCCGAGATCGGCGGCGACCACCGGGCCCTCGACCTGACCGACGGCGCCGCGATCGACGCGCTGGACGTGCAGGCCGACATCCTGGTCAACAACGCGGGCATCCAGCACGTCGCGCCGATCGAGGAGTTCGACCCCGAGCGGTTCCGCCTGATCCAGCAGCTGATGCTCGAGGCGCCGTTCCTGCTCGCCCGCCGGCTCCTGCCGGGGATGTACGACGCGGGCTGGGGCCGGCTGGTCCACATCAGCTCGGTCCACGGCCACCGGGCCTCGCCGTACAAGTCCGCCTATGTCGCGGCCAAGCACGGGCTCGAGGGTCTGTCGAAGGTGATCGCCCTCGAGGCCGCCGGCCGGGGCGTCACCTCCAACACCGTCTGCCCCGGCTACGTCCGCACCCCGCTGGTCGAGGGCCAGATCGCCGACCAGGCCAAGGCGCACGGCATCGACGAGAGCGCGGTCGTCGACGACGTGCTGCTCGCGCGCACCCCGGTCAAGCGGCTCGTCGAGCCCGAGGAGGTCGCGGGCATGGTCGCCTACCTCTGCGGCCCCGGCTCCGCCTCGGTCACCGGCTCCTCCTTCCTCCTGGACGGCGGCTGGACCGCTGCCTGA
- a CDS encoding MFS transporter has product MSSTSTGAAPGSAGPNEPAQRDNIVKVVFASLIGTAVEWYDFFLFGSAAALVFGEAFFGKVGGTEGTLYAFMTYALGFAARPLGGIVFGHYGDKVGRKKMLVVSLLMMGIGTFAIGLLPTYATIGIAAPLLLIFCRLLQGFAVGGEWGGAVLMAAEHGEDHQRGFWSSWPQAGVALGNLLATGVLWVLAFVQSPEDFAAWGWRIPFLLSAVLVLIGLWVRLAIEESPVFKEARAELEEKKETAGHMPLLEVIRKYPKEVFLAMGMRMAENISYYIFTVISITFLTTYAGTPDDKGLILEALLIGSVVHFFVIPAIGALSDRVGRRPLYLLGAVGVAIWTFVFFDLIATKDETKIVLAVIVGLVLHALMYSPQAAFFSELFGTTVRYTGASVGYQLASIFAGALAPIIALKLLGDDLANPDTFAVGVYVAIASVITVVSVLLAKETRATSLRHDRVVPEAH; this is encoded by the coding sequence ATGAGCTCCACCTCCACCGGCGCCGCGCCCGGCTCGGCCGGCCCGAACGAGCCGGCCCAGCGCGACAACATCGTCAAGGTCGTCTTCGCCAGCCTGATCGGCACCGCGGTCGAGTGGTACGACTTCTTCCTCTTCGGCTCCGCGGCCGCGCTCGTCTTCGGCGAGGCGTTCTTCGGCAAGGTCGGCGGCACCGAGGGCACGCTCTACGCGTTCATGACCTACGCCCTCGGCTTCGCGGCCCGCCCCCTCGGCGGCATCGTCTTCGGCCACTACGGCGACAAGGTGGGCCGGAAGAAGATGCTGGTGGTCTCGCTGCTGATGATGGGGATCGGCACGTTCGCGATCGGCCTGCTGCCGACGTACGCCACCATCGGCATCGCCGCGCCGCTGCTGCTGATCTTCTGCCGGCTGCTGCAGGGCTTCGCCGTCGGCGGCGAGTGGGGCGGCGCGGTGCTGATGGCGGCCGAGCACGGCGAGGACCACCAGCGCGGCTTCTGGTCCAGCTGGCCGCAGGCCGGCGTCGCCCTCGGCAACCTGCTGGCCACGGGCGTCCTCTGGGTGCTCGCCTTCGTGCAGTCGCCCGAGGACTTCGCCGCCTGGGGCTGGCGCATCCCGTTCCTGCTGAGCGCCGTGCTGGTGCTGATCGGGCTGTGGGTGCGGCTGGCGATCGAGGAGTCGCCGGTCTTCAAGGAGGCGCGTGCGGAGCTGGAGGAGAAGAAGGAGACGGCCGGTCACATGCCGCTGCTGGAGGTGATCCGGAAGTACCCCAAGGAGGTCTTCCTAGCCATGGGCATGCGGATGGCGGAGAACATCTCCTACTACATCTTCACCGTCATCTCGATCACCTTCCTCACCACCTACGCGGGCACGCCGGACGACAAGGGCCTCATCCTCGAGGCGCTGCTCATCGGCTCGGTCGTGCACTTCTTCGTCATCCCGGCCATCGGCGCGCTCTCCGACCGGGTCGGCCGTCGGCCGCTGTATCTGCTCGGCGCGGTCGGCGTCGCGATCTGGACCTTCGTCTTCTTCGACCTGATCGCCACCAAGGACGAGACCAAGATCGTGCTCGCGGTGATCGTCGGCCTGGTTCTGCACGCGCTGATGTACTCCCCGCAGGCGGCGTTCTTCTCCGAGCTGTTCGGCACCACGGTGCGCTACACCGGCGCCTCGGTGGGCTACCAGCTGGCGTCGATCTTCGCCGGAGCGCTGGCGCCGATCATCGCGCTGAAGCTGCTCGGCGACGACCTGGCGAACCCGGACACCTTCGCGGTCGGCGTCTACGTCGCGATCGCCTCGGTGATCACCGTCGTCTCGGTGCTGCTGGCCAAGGAGACCCGCGCGACCAGCCTGCGCCACGACCGGGTGGTGCCCGAGGCGCACTGA
- a CDS encoding ATP-binding protein, which translates to MVLVGGVPGAGKSTLLRRYAGRPGTLVLDPDTLRERLAWRPLVHLAHQLLVWAVTLAGPRLGRTVLIHDTATRPRRREALLGLARRRGWDVSLLLVEVSRATALTGQLERGRLAPAHAFERHWRRWLGLRDGAQRVAVPPLVVTRSNAPAVLDGLVRSGPEQRDDRLAQAG; encoded by the coding sequence ATGGTGCTGGTCGGCGGCGTGCCCGGGGCGGGCAAGAGCACGCTCCTGCGTCGGTACGCCGGCCGGCCGGGCACGCTGGTCCTCGACCCGGACACGCTGCGGGAGCGGCTGGCGTGGCGGCCGCTGGTCCACCTGGCCCACCAGCTGCTGGTGTGGGCGGTGACCCTGGCCGGCCCCCGGCTCGGCCGCACCGTCCTGATCCACGACACCGCGACCCGTCCGCGGCGCCGGGAGGCCCTCCTCGGGCTGGCCCGGCGTCGCGGATGGGACGTGTCGCTGCTGCTGGTCGAGGTGAGTCGTGCCACCGCGCTCACCGGCCAGCTCGAGCGGGGCCGGCTCGCCCCGGCGCACGCCTTCGAGCGGCACTGGCGCCGATGGCTCGGCCTGCGCGACGGCGCCCAGCGGGTCGCCGTACCCCCGCTCGTGGTGACCCGAAGCAACGCCCCGGCCGTCCTCGACGGACTGGTGCGCTCAGGCCCCGAGCAGAGGGACGACCGCCTGGCCCAGGCCGGGTGA
- a CDS encoding inositol monophosphatase family protein — MDTEDVLRLLVEVSEEAINPRFRALSDAEVAEKNPGDLVTVADREAEVLITERLRSAYPGAVILGEEAYAADASLMDAFRAADHAFTVDPVDGTKNFVRGSPDHAVMVSEIRGGEIVRGWIWQPQHGLGYVAEKGAGAYRNGERLRRTPPPEEPGRWRGVTSRRDWIGRTIGEIPPLELTWISCGIDYPHLVEGDADFLLYSGAHPWDHAPGGLLLAEAGGELAQAAGGDYRAQVEVPRGDSRIRLVAAASPGLGQAVVPLLGA; from the coding sequence GTGGACACCGAGGACGTGCTCCGGCTGCTGGTCGAGGTCTCCGAGGAGGCGATCAACCCCCGGTTCCGGGCCCTCTCGGACGCCGAGGTGGCCGAGAAGAACCCCGGCGACCTGGTGACGGTGGCCGACCGTGAGGCCGAGGTGCTCATCACCGAGCGGCTGCGGAGCGCCTACCCCGGTGCGGTGATCCTCGGCGAGGAGGCGTACGCCGCCGACGCGTCGCTCATGGACGCCTTCCGCGCCGCGGACCACGCCTTCACCGTCGACCCGGTCGACGGGACGAAGAACTTCGTGCGCGGCTCGCCGGACCACGCCGTCATGGTCTCGGAGATCCGCGGCGGCGAGATCGTCCGCGGCTGGATCTGGCAGCCCCAGCACGGGCTCGGCTACGTCGCCGAGAAGGGCGCCGGCGCCTATCGCAACGGCGAGCGGCTGCGCCGTACCCCTCCCCCCGAGGAGCCCGGGCGCTGGCGGGGCGTGACCTCCCGTCGCGACTGGATCGGCCGCACCATCGGCGAGATCCCGCCGCTGGAGCTGACCTGGATCTCGTGCGGCATCGACTACCCGCACCTGGTGGAGGGCGACGCCGACTTCCTGCTCTACAGCGGCGCCCACCCGTGGGACCACGCCCCGGGCGGCCTGCTGCTCGCCGAGGCCGGCGGGGAGCTCGCGCAGGCCGCGGGCGGCGACTACCGCGCGCAGGTGGAGGTGCCGCGCGGCGACTCCCGGATCCGGCTCGTGGCGGCCGCGTCACCCGGCCTGGGCCAGGCGGTCGTCCCTCTGCTCGGGGCCTGA
- a CDS encoding AMP-binding protein yields the protein MESYAAGETTPELLEETIGANFERTVERWPDREALVEVASGRRWTWAELDADVNALARGLMAAGIEKGDRVGIWAPNCAEWTITQYATAKIGAVLVNVNPSYRTHEFSYAVNQSGLRLLLAATGFKTSDYRAMIEETAGQNPTLERVVYVDTDDWAALVAEGEQVSEEALRERSASLEPGDPINIQYTSGTTGYPKGATLSHRNILNNGFFTTETINFTEQDRLAIPVPFYHCFGMVMGNLGCTTHGATMVIPAPGFDPATTLQAVQDERCTGLYGVPTMFIAMQSLEDFSDYDLSTLRTGVMAGSICPVEVMKRCVEEMNMAEVSICYGMTETSPVSTQTRTDDDLDRRTATIGRVHPHVEIKVVDPASGEVVERGETGEFCTRGYSVMLGYWDDPERTDEAIDADGWMHTGDLAVMREDGYCNIVGRIKDMVIRGGENIYPREIEEFLYTHPDIEDVQVIGVPDPKYGEELCAWIRMRSGRDPLDADAVREFATGKLAHFKIPRYVKVVDEFPMTVTGKIRKVQMREESAAELGLS from the coding sequence ATGGAGTCCTACGCAGCAGGGGAGACCACGCCGGAGCTCCTGGAGGAGACGATCGGCGCGAACTTCGAGCGCACGGTGGAGCGCTGGCCGGACCGGGAGGCGCTGGTCGAGGTGGCCTCGGGCCGCCGCTGGACCTGGGCGGAGCTGGACGCGGACGTGAACGCGCTCGCCCGCGGCCTGATGGCGGCCGGCATCGAGAAGGGCGACCGCGTCGGCATCTGGGCGCCCAACTGCGCGGAGTGGACGATCACCCAGTATGCGACGGCCAAGATCGGCGCCGTCCTGGTCAACGTCAACCCGTCCTACCGCACCCACGAGTTCTCCTACGCGGTCAACCAGTCCGGGCTCCGGCTGCTGCTGGCGGCGACCGGCTTCAAGACCAGCGACTACCGGGCGATGATCGAGGAGACCGCGGGGCAGAACCCGACCCTGGAGCGGGTGGTGTACGTCGACACTGACGACTGGGCGGCCCTGGTCGCCGAGGGCGAGCAGGTCAGCGAGGAGGCGCTGCGCGAGCGGTCGGCCTCCCTCGAGCCGGGCGACCCGATCAACATCCAGTACACCTCCGGCACGACCGGCTATCCCAAGGGCGCCACGCTCAGCCACCGCAACATCCTCAACAACGGGTTCTTCACCACCGAGACGATCAACTTCACCGAGCAGGACCGGCTGGCGATCCCGGTTCCCTTCTACCACTGCTTCGGGATGGTCATGGGCAACCTCGGCTGCACCACCCACGGCGCCACCATGGTGATCCCCGCCCCCGGCTTCGACCCCGCGACCACGCTGCAGGCGGTCCAGGACGAGCGCTGCACGGGGCTCTACGGCGTCCCCACGATGTTCATCGCGATGCAGAGCCTGGAGGACTTCTCCGACTACGACCTCTCCACCCTGCGCACCGGGGTGATGGCCGGCTCGATCTGCCCGGTCGAGGTGATGAAGCGCTGTGTGGAGGAGATGAACATGGCGGAGGTGTCGATCTGCTACGGCATGACCGAGACCTCCCCGGTGTCCACCCAGACCCGCACCGACGACGACCTGGACCGCCGTACCGCCACCATCGGGCGGGTGCATCCGCACGTGGAGATCAAGGTCGTCGACCCCGCCTCGGGGGAGGTCGTCGAGCGTGGGGAGACCGGCGAGTTCTGCACCCGCGGCTACTCGGTGATGCTCGGCTACTGGGACGACCCCGAGAGGACCGACGAGGCGATCGACGCGGACGGCTGGATGCACACCGGCGACCTCGCGGTGATGCGCGAGGACGGCTACTGCAACATCGTCGGCCGGATCAAGGACATGGTGATCCGCGGCGGGGAGAACATCTACCCGCGCGAGATCGAGGAGTTCCTCTACACCCACCCCGACATCGAGGACGTGCAGGTGATCGGCGTCCCGGACCCGAAGTACGGCGAGGAGCTGTGCGCGTGGATCCGGATGCGCTCGGGCCGCGACCCGCTGGACGCCGACGCCGTCCGCGAGTTCGCCACCGGCAAGCTGGCGCACTTCAAGATCCCGCGCTACGTCAAGGTGGTCGACGAGTTCCCGATGACGGTCACCGGCAAGATCCGCAAGGTGCAGATGCGCGAGGAGTCGGCCGCCGAGCTGGGGCTGTCGTGA
- a CDS encoding S8 family serine peptidase has translation MLKPDLVAAATGLLGAVPPEVQGSRWNVVTGTSAAAAQVSGLAARLRARKPGWSAVAVRSALATAAEPVPGPSLRTGAGRARDAVAGLVFEVGPRDYRRYLSGDLSSVRLNTPSIMIRPEHAPVSRVVTNRTGVRRTWRASLSGFDRHVVTVDPPAMTLAPGESGRFTVFVSGRPGVHADSGAVTWRNPGVPAVRVPVAMGR, from the coding sequence GTGCTCAAGCCCGACCTGGTCGCCGCCGCGACCGGTCTGCTCGGCGCGGTTCCGCCGGAGGTCCAGGGCAGCCGCTGGAACGTCGTGACCGGTACCTCGGCGGCCGCCGCCCAGGTCAGCGGTCTGGCCGCCCGGCTCCGCGCGCGGAAGCCGGGCTGGTCCGCGGTCGCCGTACGCTCCGCGCTCGCCACGGCGGCCGAGCCCGTCCCCGGACCCTCATTGCGCACCGGCGCCGGCCGGGCCCGCGACGCGGTCGCCGGGCTGGTCTTCGAGGTCGGGCCGCGGGACTACCGCCGCTACCTCTCCGGCGACCTGAGCAGCGTCCGGCTCAACACGCCCTCGATCATGATCCGCCCCGAGCACGCGCCGGTGTCGCGGGTGGTGACCAACCGCACCGGCGTACGTCGCACCTGGCGCGCGTCCCTCTCCGGCTTCGACCGGCATGTGGTCACCGTGGACCCGCCCGCCATGACGCTGGCCCCGGGCGAGTCGGGCCGCTTCACCGTGTTCGTGTCCGGGCGCCCGGGCGTGCACGCAGACTCCGGGGCCGTCACCTGGCGCAACCCGGGCGTCCCCGCCGTGCGGGTGCCCGTGGCGATGGGGCGCTGA
- a CDS encoding S8 family serine peptidase, whose translation MRAVVRRVVAVLAPVAVATALLPSAPTAAAEERGGSSLHLVTLRAGATPEDGESALAAVEAPRPVYRWSRALRGYAVSLTRRQAEELQADPDVELVEPDRRLRLAGRPEAADPGASPYSRRQGGRGTVIGFVDTGLWPDSPLFADARGLGRPGGFAGRCQTGPGWPASACNGKVAGARWFLAGFGAENLRSSSAVSARDDSGHGTQMASLAAGNADVSVDLDGRDAGTYSGVAPRARVAVYKACWTAPDPADDGCSSADVVTAIDRAVADGVDVLNLSVAGSRSFDTVERALLGAAEADVVVVAAAGNTGRTELASHTSPWVTTVGGLVGVQRRGEVRLDDGSLRLEGAMLSSGGTATVPVVRAADAATAGARREDARLCRPGSLDAGAVAGALVVCDRGVVGRVDKSAAVARADGVGMILLNRDSGPDGVAADLHAVPTVTWRAGRLRSCGTGWPTARCARGWSPRPRPPLPRRCCPRPPRATRPLGCSSPTWSPPRPVCSARFRRRSRAAAGTS comes from the coding sequence GTGAGGGCAGTGGTACGCCGCGTGGTCGCGGTGCTGGCGCCGGTCGCGGTGGCGACCGCGCTGCTGCCGAGCGCCCCGACGGCCGCGGCCGAGGAGCGGGGCGGCTCCTCGCTGCACCTGGTGACCCTGCGCGCGGGAGCGACCCCGGAGGACGGGGAGTCCGCGCTGGCCGCCGTGGAGGCGCCTCGACCGGTCTACCGCTGGAGCCGGGCGCTGAGGGGCTATGCCGTCTCGCTGACCCGGCGCCAGGCCGAGGAGCTGCAGGCCGACCCCGACGTCGAGCTGGTCGAGCCCGATCGCCGGCTGCGGCTCGCCGGGCGACCCGAGGCGGCCGATCCCGGGGCGTCGCCGTACTCCCGACGGCAGGGTGGCCGAGGGACGGTCATCGGCTTCGTGGACACCGGGCTGTGGCCCGACAGCCCGCTGTTCGCCGACGCCCGCGGCCTCGGGCGGCCGGGCGGGTTCGCCGGCCGGTGCCAGACCGGGCCCGGGTGGCCGGCATCGGCCTGCAACGGCAAGGTCGCGGGCGCGCGCTGGTTCCTCGCCGGCTTCGGCGCGGAGAACCTGCGCAGCAGCAGCGCGGTGTCCGCGCGCGACGACTCCGGGCACGGCACGCAGATGGCGTCCCTGGCGGCCGGCAACGCCGACGTGAGCGTGGACCTCGACGGCCGTGATGCCGGCACCTACTCCGGTGTGGCCCCGCGAGCGCGGGTGGCCGTCTACAAGGCCTGCTGGACCGCCCCGGACCCCGCGGACGACGGCTGCTCCAGCGCCGACGTCGTGACCGCCATCGACCGGGCCGTCGCCGACGGGGTGGACGTCCTCAACCTCTCGGTCGCCGGGTCCCGGAGCTTCGACACCGTCGAGCGCGCCCTCCTGGGGGCGGCCGAGGCGGACGTCGTGGTGGTCGCCGCCGCAGGGAACACCGGCCGCACGGAGCTGGCCTCGCACACCTCCCCCTGGGTCACCACCGTGGGCGGCCTGGTCGGCGTGCAGCGGCGTGGCGAGGTCCGCCTCGACGACGGCAGTCTCCGGCTGGAGGGGGCGATGCTCTCCTCCGGGGGGACCGCCACGGTGCCCGTGGTGCGCGCCGCGGACGCGGCGACGGCCGGCGCCCGGCGCGAGGACGCCCGGCTGTGCCGTCCCGGCTCCCTGGACGCCGGCGCCGTCGCGGGCGCCCTGGTGGTCTGCGACCGCGGCGTCGTAGGCCGGGTCGACAAGTCCGCCGCGGTGGCGCGCGCGGACGGCGTGGGCATGATCCTGCTCAACCGTGATTCCGGGCCCGACGGGGTGGCCGCGGACCTGCACGCCGTCCCGACGGTGACCTGGCGCGCCGGGAGGCTGCGCAGCTGCGGGACCGGCTGGCCGACGGCCCGGTGCGCGCGCGGCTGGTCTCCACGCCCCCGACCCCCGCTCCCCCGGCGCTGCTGCCCACGTCCCCCGCGGGCGACCCGGCCGCTGGGGTGCTCAAGCCCGACCTGGTCGCCGCCGCGACCGGTCTGCTCGGCGCGGTTCCGCCGGAGGTCCAGGGCAGCCGCTGGAACGTCGTGA
- a CDS encoding cold-shock protein has product MPTGKVKWFDADKGFGFLSQSDGPDVYVHADALPEGVTTLKSGTRVEFGIAQGRRGDQALQVRLLEQPASVSRNQRQAGRKRPEEMAPIVEDLIRLLDGVGQAYQHGRHPDPKHAKPTAKLLRALADELDR; this is encoded by the coding sequence GTGCCCACTGGCAAGGTGAAGTGGTTCGACGCGGACAAGGGGTTCGGGTTCCTGTCGCAGAGCGACGGACCCGACGTCTACGTGCACGCCGACGCCCTGCCCGAGGGCGTGACCACCCTCAAGAGCGGCACCCGGGTCGAGTTCGGCATCGCCCAGGGTCGACGCGGAGACCAGGCGCTGCAGGTGCGGCTGCTGGAGCAGCCGGCCTCCGTCTCGCGCAACCAGCGCCAGGCGGGCCGCAAGCGGCCCGAGGAGATGGCGCCGATCGTGGAGGACCTGATCCGGCTGCTCGACGGGGTGGGCCAGGCCTACCAGCACGGCCGGCACCCCGACCCCAAGCACGCAAAGCCGACCGCCAAGCTGCTGCGGGCGCTGGCCGACGAGCTCGACCGCTGA